From one Eucalyptus grandis isolate ANBG69807.140 chromosome 9, ASM1654582v1, whole genome shotgun sequence genomic stretch:
- the LOC104417984 gene encoding protein DYAD isoform X2, which yields MAQWVSDHQAPFSGEDGEDEDRKPILSACIAKDGLRYDEGEAATSESPVMQENAKRKHLFQDVKPYIPGKEKQRKKSTQVKSKGKRRHHPVDRWSAERYKLAEQSLLEILKAEGAVFGTPIRRPELRLAGRQRIGDTGLLDHLLKHVDGKVAPGGKDRFRRWHNTDGVMEYWLESADLADIRREAGVQDPYWIPPSGWKPGDAPAEVSVSAAEFKQLKEEMANMKRDFEELLDKKPGQGQFNLVEEMYKELMNWKAKTSQRLMEISSSLSGMQGMYKDLIAWKAKTEQQLTELSNSLSIMAAKQHKTALSPPASERWEDWLESTNLDNIQADDIAPWLESADVGNFQRDVLTQNPFPSLPRSKPIDGPTQNSACARESEIAKEGMAMFRDSWGIVPRKHDGAVDNGKQGAFTVNSKMELDNSFLLLQEMFKELAKWKGKVEQQMTEITNAVSNMQTARQFTSFGPSTFYL from the exons ATGGCACAGTGGGTTTCTGATCATCAAGCTCCTTTTAGCGGTGAGGATGGAGAGGATGAAGATAGGAAGCCTATACTATCTGCTTGCATCGCTAAGGACGGTCTGAGATATGATGAGGGGGAAGCTGCGACATCAGAATCCCCTGTAATGcaggaaaatgcaaaacgaaAGCACCTTTTTCAAGATGTCAAACCTTATATACCtggaaaggaaaagcaaaggaagaaaagtACACAGGTCAAATCCAAGGGAAAAAGGCGTCATCATCCTGTAGACAGATGGTCAGCAGAGAG GTATAAGCTAGCGGAACAAAGCTTGCTGGAGATCTTGAAGGCAGAAGGGGCTGTTTTTGGTACTCCAATTAGACGACCAGAACTCAGATTAGCTGGTCGTCAACGAATTGGTGATACTGGGCTGCTTGACCACTTATTGAAGCATGTTGACGGTAAAGTGGCGCCAGGCGGGAAAGATCGATTTAGGCGATGGCATAATACAGATGGAGTCATGGAGTACTGGCTGGAAAGTGCTGATTTAGCTGATATTCGCCGTGAAGCAGGAGTGCAGGATCCTTATTGGATTCCACCATCAGGATGGAAACCTGGGGATGCTCCTGCAGAGGTGTCTGTTTCTGCTGCAGAATTCAAGCAGCTTAAAGAAGAAATGGCCAATATGAAGAG AGATTTTGAAGAGCTGTTGGACAAGAAGCCGGGGCAGGGACAATTTAATCTAGTGGAG GAGATGTACAAAGAATTGATGAACTGGAAAGCAAAGACCAGCCAGCGTTTGATGGAAATATCTAGCTCTTTGAGTGGCATGCAG GGGATGTacaaggatttgattgcatggAAAGCAAAAACTGAGCAACAGCTCACGGAACTTTCTAATTCATTGAGCATCATGGCTGCGAAGCAGCATAAGACAGCTCTTAGTCCTCCGGCATCAGAAAGATGGGAAGATTGGTTGGAGAGCACTAACCTGGACAACATTCAAGCAGATGATATTGCACCTTGGTTGGAGAGTGCTGATGTTGGAAATTTCCAGAGGGACGTTTTGACACAGAATCCATTCCCTTCTCTGCCTCGATCGAAGCCTATTGATGGTCCCACACAGAATTCAGCGTGTGCTAGGGAGTCGgagatagcaaaggaaggaatgGCCATGTTCAG AGATTCGTGGGGTATTGTACCCAGGAAGCACGATGGAGCTGTAGATAACGGGAAACAAGGTGCTTTCACCGTGAACTCCAAAATGGAGCTCGATAATTCATTCCTTCTGTTGCAG GAAATGTTCAAAGAGCTGGCGAAATGGAAAGGCAAGGTGGAGCAGCAAATGACGGAGATTACCAATGCTGTTAGTAATATGCAGACTGCGAGGCAGTTTACTTCATTCGGACCGTCTACCTTTTATCTGTGA
- the LOC104417984 gene encoding protein DYAD isoform X1, whose translation MLKASHCASRSCEDSHFDHIVACKLEGDTSVEWEAASKKGLCWFELQRIGMAQWVSDHQAPFSGEDGEDEDRKPILSACIAKDGLRYDEGEAATSESPVMQENAKRKHLFQDVKPYIPGKEKQRKKSTQVKSKGKRRHHPVDRWSAERYKLAEQSLLEILKAEGAVFGTPIRRPELRLAGRQRIGDTGLLDHLLKHVDGKVAPGGKDRFRRWHNTDGVMEYWLESADLADIRREAGVQDPYWIPPSGWKPGDAPAEVSVSAAEFKQLKEEMANMKRDFEELLDKKPGQGQFNLVEEMYKELMNWKAKTSQRLMEISSSLSGMQGMYKDLIAWKAKTEQQLTELSNSLSIMAAKQHKTALSPPASERWEDWLESTNLDNIQADDIAPWLESADVGNFQRDVLTQNPFPSLPRSKPIDGPTQNSACARESEIAKEGMAMFRDSWGIVPRKHDGAVDNGKQGAFTVNSKMELDNSFLLLQEMFKELAKWKGKVEQQMTEITNAVSNMQTARQFTSFGPSTFYL comes from the exons ATGTTGAAGGCCTCGCATTGCGCCTCCAG GTCGTGTGAAGACAGCCACTTCGATCATATCGTTGCTTGCAAACTTGAAG GAGATACCTCTGTAGAATGGGAAGCGGCTTCTAAAAAGGGTCTCTGTTGGTTTGAACTGCAACGCATTGGGATGGCACAGTGGGTTTCTGATCATCAAGCTCCTTTTAGCGGTGAGGATGGAGAGGATGAAGATAGGAAGCCTATACTATCTGCTTGCATCGCTAAGGACGGTCTGAGATATGATGAGGGGGAAGCTGCGACATCAGAATCCCCTGTAATGcaggaaaatgcaaaacgaaAGCACCTTTTTCAAGATGTCAAACCTTATATACCtggaaaggaaaagcaaaggaagaaaagtACACAGGTCAAATCCAAGGGAAAAAGGCGTCATCATCCTGTAGACAGATGGTCAGCAGAGAG GTATAAGCTAGCGGAACAAAGCTTGCTGGAGATCTTGAAGGCAGAAGGGGCTGTTTTTGGTACTCCAATTAGACGACCAGAACTCAGATTAGCTGGTCGTCAACGAATTGGTGATACTGGGCTGCTTGACCACTTATTGAAGCATGTTGACGGTAAAGTGGCGCCAGGCGGGAAAGATCGATTTAGGCGATGGCATAATACAGATGGAGTCATGGAGTACTGGCTGGAAAGTGCTGATTTAGCTGATATTCGCCGTGAAGCAGGAGTGCAGGATCCTTATTGGATTCCACCATCAGGATGGAAACCTGGGGATGCTCCTGCAGAGGTGTCTGTTTCTGCTGCAGAATTCAAGCAGCTTAAAGAAGAAATGGCCAATATGAAGAG AGATTTTGAAGAGCTGTTGGACAAGAAGCCGGGGCAGGGACAATTTAATCTAGTGGAG GAGATGTACAAAGAATTGATGAACTGGAAAGCAAAGACCAGCCAGCGTTTGATGGAAATATCTAGCTCTTTGAGTGGCATGCAG GGGATGTacaaggatttgattgcatggAAAGCAAAAACTGAGCAACAGCTCACGGAACTTTCTAATTCATTGAGCATCATGGCTGCGAAGCAGCATAAGACAGCTCTTAGTCCTCCGGCATCAGAAAGATGGGAAGATTGGTTGGAGAGCACTAACCTGGACAACATTCAAGCAGATGATATTGCACCTTGGTTGGAGAGTGCTGATGTTGGAAATTTCCAGAGGGACGTTTTGACACAGAATCCATTCCCTTCTCTGCCTCGATCGAAGCCTATTGATGGTCCCACACAGAATTCAGCGTGTGCTAGGGAGTCGgagatagcaaaggaaggaatgGCCATGTTCAG AGATTCGTGGGGTATTGTACCCAGGAAGCACGATGGAGCTGTAGATAACGGGAAACAAGGTGCTTTCACCGTGAACTCCAAAATGGAGCTCGATAATTCATTCCTTCTGTTGCAG GAAATGTTCAAAGAGCTGGCGAAATGGAAAGGCAAGGTGGAGCAGCAAATGACGGAGATTACCAATGCTGTTAGTAATATGCAGACTGCGAGGCAGTTTACTTCATTCGGACCGTCTACCTTTTATCTGTGA
- the LOC104417985 gene encoding acyl-coenzyme A thioesterase 13, producing the protein MEDQVRRYLEKAVAGGDGDGDDKLPPKLFESLVMSGLRLDLVERGRIVCSMNVPPRLLNAGNFLHGGATATLVDVVGSAVMFTVGAPLTGVSVEINVSYLDAAFLNEEVEIEAKVLRVGKAVGVSSVEFRKKSSGKIIAQGRHTKYLAVPSKM; encoded by the exons ATGGAGGATCAAGTGAGAAGATACTTGGAGAAGGCGGTGGCGGGCGGAGACGGAGATGGAGATGACAAGCTGCCCCCGAAGCTCTTCGAGAGCCTCGTCATGTCCGGCCTCCGCCTCGACCTTGTCGAGCGCGGCCGCATCGTCTGCTCCATGAACGTGCCCCCTCGTTTGCTG AACGCGGGCAACTTCTTGCACGGCGGAGCGACGGCAACGCTGGTGGACGTGGTGGGCTCCGCCGTCATGTTCACCGTCGGAGCTCCCCTCACGGGTGTCTCCGTGGAGATCAACGTCTCCTACTTGGACGCTGCTTTTCTCAAT GAGGAAGTGGAGATTGAGGCGAAGGTTTTGCGTGTTGGGAAGGCTGTTGGTGTCAGCAGCGTAGAGTTCAGAAAGAAGAGTAGTGGGAAAATCATTGCTCAGGGGCGTCATACTAAGTATCTTGCTGTGCCTAGTAAAATGTGA
- the LOC104417988 gene encoding VQ motif-containing protein 31: MEKPATPGAAVSRPATTFVQTDTNTFREIVQRLTGPSETDASQEGSLDRVGSMKTKRPTVSLHERRQCCTRQKLKIVKPTIHFKPGSSTDQHSSLSKSITNSDAILSPLGTPTSNFSKLSIIELQNKEHTPPQLNSQEEERAIRERRFYLHPSPHSGPGSTEPELLNLFPLTSPQASEGS, encoded by the coding sequence ATGGAGAAGCCAGCAACACCAGGTGCAGCTGTTTCTAGGCCTGCAACCACATTTGTACAAACCGACACAAACACTTTCCGAGAGATTGTACAGCGCTTAACAGGTCCATCAGAAACTGATGCATCACAGGAAGGCTCTCTCGACAGAGTTGGGAGCATGAAGACAAAGAGGCCAACAGTTTCACTGCATGAGAGAAGGCAGTGCTGCACAAGGCAGAAGCTTAAGATAGTTAAACCCACCATCCACTTCAAACCTGGTTCATCAACAGACCAACATTCCTCACTCTCCAAATCAATCACCAATTCTGATGCCATCTTAAGTCCGCTGGGAACCCCTACTtcaaatttctcgaagctttcCATAATTGAGCTACAAAACAAGGAACACACACCTCCACAGTTAAAtagtcaagaagaagaaagagccaTAAGAGAAAGGAGATTCTATCTGCATCCGTCTCCCCACTCTGGGCCAGGGTCTACTGAACCAGAGTTATTAAATTTATTCCCTTTAACTTCTCCTCAGGCAAGTGAAGGATCATAA
- the LOC104417987 gene encoding putative pentatricopeptide repeat-containing protein At5g08490 produces the protein MHEPDFQGWGDVIRDYCANARHKEAVSFFLQKVRSSSVFKPNYQVLSSVLKSCAGLSALHLGKTLHGHSLKLGHLACLCISKALLNLYAKSGALDDCRKMFGQIRSPDIVLWNIVLSGFAGSKGLEAETMRMFSKLHLVQDPKMSSVTVCIVLPLCARLGDLDAGKRAHSFVIKSGLDSHTLVRNALISMYAKCGRVMTDAYAAFTCIPDKDVVSWNAVIAGFAENKLMNDAFRMFRWMLKGSVAPNYATIANVLPVCGSLEKSTAYYIGRQIHSFVLQRTELAAEVSVCNALMTFYLRIGLVQEAETLFRHMKVRDLVSWNSVIAGYASNDEWSRALQLFHELVLTERFTLDSVTLASVLPVCAQLRQIQWGKQIHGYVLRRPHLFGDTTVMNNLVHFYAKCDEVEAAFVSFLMISSRDVVSWNTMLDAFSERGFHSQFLDLLSWMLKEGTKPDSVTMLILVNFSISVSRLQFVKELHGYIVRSGVLLGEKVSTIGNAMLDAYGKCGDVDGASKIFNSLFNKQNLVSYNSMVSGYVNHGSHDDAYKIIDRMLETDLIAWNSMIRVYAENECFDEALALFYQLQARGTKPNELTVMSLLPVCAQIASIHLLRQCHGYTVRTCFEDVILNASLLDVYAKCGSIAYAYNLFQLSPHKDLVMFTAMVGGFAMHGMGEEALKIFHHMISLGVKPDHVVITCVLSACSHAGLVNEGLEIFDSIQNVHRMTPTMEQYACLVDLLARGGRVNDAYSFVTQMPVKANANVWATLLGACRTHHEVELGRAVADHLFKIEANDVGNYIVLSNIYAANARWDGVLEMRKLMKTRDLRKPAGCSWIEVDRRKNVFIAGDYSHPERSIIFGILSTMDQQIKERLAGSSVDMLLNPT, from the coding sequence ATGCACGAACCGGATTTCCAAGGATGGGGCGACGTGATCAGGGACTACTGCGCCAACGCCCGGCACAAGGAAGCCGTCTCATTCTTCCTTCAAAAGGTCCGGTCTTCCTCTGTTTTCAAACCCAATTACCAAGTCCTTTCGTCTGTTCTCAAATCCTGTGCCGGCCTCTCGGCCCTCCACTTGGGAAAGACTCTTCATGGCCATTCGTTGAAGCTGGGCCATCTTGCTTGCTTGTGTATATCGAAAGCGCTGCTTAACTTGTATGCAAAGTCCGGAGCTTTGGATGACTGCCGGAAGATGTTCGGTCAGATCCGTAGCCCCGATATCGTCCTGTGGAACATTGTATTGTCTGGGTTTGCTGGGTCCAAGGGGCTTGAGGCTGAGACAATGAGGATGTTTAGTAAATTGCATCTTGTCCAGGACCCCAAGATGAGCTCTGTCACCGTTTGCATCGTCCTTCCTTTATGTGCTCGATTAGGTGATCTGGATGCAGGGAAGAGGGCGCATTCATTTGTCATTAAATCTGGCTTGGACTCGCACACCCTCGTGAGAAATGCACTGATCTCTATGTACGCAAAATGTGGGCGAGTTATGACTGATGCTTACGCTGCATTCACCTGCATCCCTGACAAAGATGTTGTTTCATGGAATGCAGTCATCGCTGGCTTTGCAGAGAATAAGTTGATGAATGATGCCTTCAGAATGTTTCGTTGGATGCTGAAAGGATCAGTGGCACCCAATTATGCGACGATTGCAAATGTTTTGCCTGTTTGTGGTTCTCTGGAAAAGAGCACCGCCTACTACATTGGAAGACAGATACATTCTTTTGTGTTGCAACGAACTGAGCTTGCAGCAGAGGTCTCTGTCTGCAATGCACTTATGACATTCTACTTAAGGATTGGACTGGTGCAAGAGGCAGAGACCTTATTCAGACATATGAAAGTGAGAGATTTAGTTTCATGGAATTCAGTCATAGCAGGATATGCATCAAATGATGAATGGTCAAGAGCACTGCAGCTTTTTCACGAACTAGTCTTGACTGAGAGATTTACCCTAGATAGTGTCACTCTTGCTAGTGTTCTCCCTGTTTGTGCACAATTAAGACAGATTCAGTGGGGCAAACAAATCCATGGATACGTACTTCGACGACCTCACTTATTTGGGGATACAACGGTGATGAATAACTTGGttcatttttatgcaaaatgcGATGAAGTGGAGGCAGCTTTTGTGTCATTTTTGATGATTTCAAGTAGAGATGTGGTATCTTGGAACACGATGCTCGATGCCTTCAGTGAGAGAGGATTTCATAGCCAGTTTCTGGACCTTTTGAGCTGGATGCTCAAAGAAGGAACTAAACCTGACTCTGTCACCATGCTTATCTTAGTAAATTTCTCCATTTCAGTCTCGAGATTACAATTTGTCAAAGAATTACACGGATACATTGTCAGGTCTGGTGTTTTGCTAGGGGAGAAAGTGTCCACTATTGGAAACGCAATGCTTGATGCATATGGTAAATGCGGTGACGTGGATGGTGCCTCAAAGATTTTTAATAGTTTATTCAACAAACAAAATTTAGTCTCATACAACTCAATGGTGTCTGGATATGTAAACCATGGATCACATGATGACGCGTATAAGATAATAGACCGAATGCTTGAAACGGATCTCATTGCTTGGAATTCAATGATCCGAGTTTATGCTGAAAATGAATGCTTTGATGAAGCTCTAGCTCTCTTTTATCAGTTACAAGCTCGAGGAACGAAGCCCAACGAGCTGACAGTCATGAGCCTCCTCCCTGTATGTGCTCAGATTGCCTCCATTCATTTGTTGAGGCAGTGTCATGGATATACAGTCAGAACTTGCTTTGAGGATGTTATACTAAATGCTTCTCTTTTAGATGTGTATGCGAAATGTGGAAGCATAGCGTATGCTTATAATCTTTTCCAGTTGAGTCCGCATAAGGATCTGGTGATGTTCACCGCAATGGTTGGTGGTTTTGCTATGCATGGTATGGGGGAAGAAGCACTTAAAATTTTCCATCACATGATTTCATTGGGTGTAAAACCGGATCATGTTGTCATCACTTGTGTGTTGTCTGCCTGCAGTCATGCTGGCCTCGTGAATGAAGGATTAGAGATATTTGACTCCATACAGAACGTTCACAGAATGACGCCAACTATGGAACAGTATGCTTGCCTAGTGGATCTCCTTGCTCGGGGAGGTCGAGTGAATGATGCGTACTCTTTCGTGACTCAGATGCCTGTTAAAGCTAATGCGAATGTTTGGGCGACCTTGTTGGGTGCATGTAGGACTCACCATGAAGTGGAATTGGGTCGAGCTGTGGCAGACCATCTTTTTAAAATTGAAGCCAATGACGTGGGGAACTACATTGTGCTGTCAAATATTTATGCTGCAAATGCCAGGTGGGATGGTGTTTTGGAGATGAGAAAGCTCATGAAAACAAGAGATCTGAGAAAGCCTGCTGGATGCAGCTGGATTGAAGTGGATAGGAGAAAAAATGTGTTTATAGCTGGAGACTACTCTCATCCGGAAAGAAGCATTATATTCGGCATTTTAAGTACCATGGATCAACAAATCAAGGAGAGGCTTGCTGGCTCCTCTGTTGACATGCTACTCAATCCCACTTAA